In Chryseobacterium camelliae, one DNA window encodes the following:
- a CDS encoding glucokinase, with product MNLNPKFPLYLPGVKNSSNNNISIIGANLREDISTIGYFQSVNEGIEMKTQSSYATKDYASFSDILRKFIQENNLTGIDRVGISVPGPVIHGKSSPERLGWNLDVEEIRRDFGFENIQLVNDLEASAYGMALLRDEDLEAIYTGGQLEKGNVAILAPGNGLGEAGYFFDGQYLRPFATEGGHSEFSPRTNVEVEFYQFLNNIYGIVSWENVLSRDGLFNIYRFLRDVKRHPESEGLGERLSNGNFVQELYKAAEGGELICKIAIDTFLEFLAREANNLTLKLKATGGLFISGDIPQMIRQYLDKDKFYEKFKISDKMEHMLKDIPIYLIKSDNTSLNGVALYTAYYQD from the coding sequence ATGAACTTGAATCCGAAATTTCCGTTGTATTTACCGGGTGTAAAGAACAGCAGTAATAATAATATTTCCATTATCGGAGCTAACCTTCGCGAAGACATCAGCACGATAGGGTATTTCCAGTCCGTTAATGAGGGAATCGAAATGAAAACGCAGAGCAGTTATGCCACCAAAGACTATGCTTCTTTTTCAGACATTCTCAGAAAATTTATTCAGGAGAACAACCTTACCGGTATCGACCGTGTAGGAATATCGGTTCCCGGACCGGTGATCCACGGAAAGAGCAGCCCGGAACGTTTGGGTTGGAATCTTGATGTGGAAGAAATCCGCAGGGATTTCGGATTTGAAAATATACAATTGGTGAACGACCTTGAAGCGTCGGCTTATGGAATGGCACTGCTCAGGGACGAAGACCTGGAAGCAATATATACCGGTGGCCAACTTGAAAAAGGAAACGTAGCCATCCTGGCTCCTGGAAATGGGTTGGGTGAAGCCGGATATTTCTTTGATGGTCAATATCTGAGACCTTTTGCTACCGAAGGAGGGCATTCCGAATTTTCACCACGGACTAATGTAGAGGTGGAATTTTATCAGTTCTTAAACAATATTTATGGAATCGTAAGCTGGGAAAATGTGCTTTCCAGGGATGGTCTCTTCAATATTTACAGATTCCTGAGAGATGTTAAAAGACATCCGGAGTCGGAAGGTCTGGGAGAGCGTCTTTCCAACGGGAATTTTGTGCAGGAACTGTATAAGGCTGCTGAAGGAGGCGAGCTGATTTGCAAGATTGCCATCGATACCTTCCTTGAGTTCCTGGCCCGTGAAGCCAATAACCTTACGCTTAAATTAAAAGCCACTGGGGGATTATTTATTTCCGGAGATATCCCGCAAATGATCCGTCAGTACCTGGATAAGGATAAATTTTATGAGAAATTCAAGATCAGTGATAAAATGGAACATATGCTTAAGGATATTCCGATTTACCTGATCAAAAGTGATAATACCAGCCTGAACGGCGTTGCACTCTACACCGCTTACTATCAGGATTAA
- a CDS encoding YceI family protein, whose product MKKIFLLAVLAGGLAFGQTKKVVASDVHWWGYKVAKSEASSHDGTVKVKSGDMIMKGNQLVGGTFVLDMNSITSTDLSGEYQGKLNGHLKNGDFFEVEKYPTATFKITSVKKNNDKIYNSLVTGNLTVKGKTNPVSFPAKISYSKGVVSLVSNKFTIDRQKFDVAYKSTMQDVFVKDDIDMLVKVTAK is encoded by the coding sequence ATGAAAAAAATATTTTTATTAGCGGTTTTGGCCGGTGGATTGGCTTTCGGGCAGACAAAAAAGGTAGTGGCATCTGATGTTCATTGGTGGGGATATAAAGTAGCGAAATCTGAGGCGAGTTCTCACGACGGTACCGTAAAAGTGAAGTCCGGTGATATGATCATGAAAGGAAACCAGCTGGTTGGAGGAACTTTCGTGCTGGATATGAATTCCATCACTTCCACTGATCTTTCCGGAGAATACCAGGGAAAGCTGAACGGTCACCTGAAGAACGGAGATTTCTTTGAAGTTGAAAAGTATCCTACCGCTACTTTCAAAATCACTTCTGTTAAGAAAAATAATGATAAAATCTATAACAGCCTGGTTACAGGAAACCTAACCGTAAAAGGAAAAACCAACCCGGTTTCTTTCCCTGCGAAAATCTCTTACAGCAAAGGAGTTGTGAGCCTGGTATCCAACAAATTTACCATTGACAGACAAAAATTTGATGTAGCCTATAAATCTACCATGCAGGATGTTTTTGTAAAAGATGATATCGATATGCTGGTAAAGGTGACTGCTAAATAA
- a CDS encoding YceI family protein, with the protein MKRLLLLVMMCVSMSFVFAQKKGDKVVKVTSSEIRWWGYKVVKTVASSHSGTVKLKSGKFTFDKTVLVDGEFVIDMRSLMAGDVSEEDQIKLTNDLKSSNFFDVKKFPIAKFHLTKIIPLANSEFNSTVYGDVTIKGVRKTISFPANVYITQFTVVIESAKFSLNRRDFKVFYQSSLKDYFIKNEMDIQFRISTEKLDNENRTPVKRK; encoded by the coding sequence ATGAAAAGATTACTATTGCTTGTGATGATGTGTGTAAGCATGTCGTTTGTTTTTGCTCAAAAGAAAGGAGACAAGGTCGTAAAGGTCACTTCTTCAGAGATCAGGTGGTGGGGATATAAGGTTGTTAAGACTGTAGCTTCATCACATTCCGGAACGGTAAAACTGAAAAGCGGAAAGTTTACTTTTGATAAAACGGTATTGGTAGACGGAGAATTTGTTATCGACATGAGGAGCCTGATGGCCGGAGATGTTTCAGAAGAAGACCAGATCAAACTTACCAATGACCTTAAAAGTTCCAATTTCTTCGATGTAAAAAAATTCCCGATTGCTAAATTTCATCTGACCAAGATCATTCCTTTGGCTAATAGTGAATTCAATTCCACAGTATATGGCGATGTAACCATTAAAGGCGTAAGAAAAACCATATCTTTCCCTGCTAATGTATATATTACGCAATTTACAGTAGTGATAGAATCTGCGAAATTCTCACTGAACAGAAGGGATTTCAAAGTATTCTACCAGTCTTCCCTGAAAGACTATTTCATCAAAAACGAAATGGATATCCAGTTCAGGATATCTACGGAAAAGCTGGATAACGAAAACAGAACACCTGTTAAAAGAAAATAA
- a CDS encoding alpha/beta hydrolase, giving the protein MKIYVVSGLGADFKVLEKLTFPEHLDVVFIDWLIPERNEPFQHYVSRMAEKINTTEPFYLLGYSFGGIMVQEIHKIKSAVKVIILGSLKSHKEKSRLIKTGQLTGVARFFPERFFDLAAARAFPAVRKFFDFNNANLVRYFQVRDPYYLKWSVEQIAAWKSEVNPDVIQIMGDRDLVFPLKYCRPNYIIKGGTHLFPATKPKEVSKLLNTILK; this is encoded by the coding sequence ATGAAAATATATGTGGTAAGCGGATTGGGAGCCGATTTCAAGGTCCTGGAAAAACTTACATTTCCCGAACATCTCGACGTGGTATTTATCGACTGGCTCATCCCGGAACGGAATGAACCGTTCCAGCATTATGTAAGCCGGATGGCTGAAAAAATAAATACAACCGAACCCTTTTATCTCCTGGGATATTCCTTCGGTGGGATTATGGTCCAGGAAATCCATAAAATAAAGTCTGCCGTCAAAGTAATCATTTTGGGGAGTCTGAAGTCCCATAAGGAAAAATCTAGGCTGATCAAAACCGGCCAGTTGACGGGGGTAGCCAGATTTTTTCCGGAACGTTTTTTTGATCTTGCAGCAGCCCGTGCATTTCCGGCAGTGCGTAAATTCTTTGATTTTAATAATGCCAATCTCGTCCGGTATTTTCAGGTACGAGATCCTTACTATCTGAAATGGTCAGTGGAGCAGATTGCCGCATGGAAATCGGAAGTAAATCCTGATGTCATCCAGATTATGGGGGACCGGGACTTGGTCTTTCCTCTGAAGTACTGCCGGCCGAATTACATCATTAAAGGAGGTACTCATCTTTTTCCGGCGACGAAGCCGAAAGAAGTTTCAAAATTATTAAATACGATCCTGAAATAA